The following coding sequences are from one Hippopotamus amphibius kiboko isolate mHipAmp2 chromosome 9, mHipAmp2.hap2, whole genome shotgun sequence window:
- the LOC130861509 gene encoding olfactory receptor 52H1-like: protein MTIHMMATLNLTSFNPDSFILVGIPGLEHFHTWIGIPFFTIYLVTLAGNGILLYLITMDHSLHEPMFFFLSMLASADLILCTTCVPKTLGIFWLKAQEITFPGCLTQLFFLHFSFFLDSAILLGMAFDRYMAICSPLRYTSVLTPKTIVKIMVGIAGRSFMVILPVVFLVKRLPFCRTRMIPHTYCEHMGVARLACADISINIWYGFAVPVMTIISDLILIGISYTLILHAVFHLPSRDARQKALSTCGSHVSVILIFYTPAMFSVLTHRFGHNISRSFHIIFANLYVAIPPALNPIIYGVKTKQIRDKVILLFFPKGMQ, encoded by the coding sequence ATGACAATCCACATGATGGCCACATTGAATTTGACCAGTTTTAATCCAGACTCCTTCATTTTGGTGGGGATCCCAGGGCTGGAGCACTTCCACACCTGGATTGGAATTCCCTTCTTCACCATCTACCTTGTGACCCTAGCAGGTAATGGCATCCTGCTCTACCTCATCACTATGGACCACAGCCTCCACGAACCCATGTTCTTCTTCCTCTCAATGTTGGCCTCTGCAGACCTCATATTATGTACCACGTGTGTCCCCAAAACACTTGGTATATTCTGGTTGAAAGCTCAGGAAATCACATTTCCTGGCTGCCTCACTCAGTTGTTCTTCCTCCACTTCAGCTTTTTTCTGGACTCAGCCATCTTGTTGGGCATGGCATTTGATCGTTACATGGCTATCTGCTCCCCTTTGAGATACACCAGTGTCTTGACACCTAAGACAATTGTCAAGATCATGGTGGGCATTGCGGGTCGGAGCTTTATGGTCATTTTGCCTGTTGTTTTCCTGGTGAAGCGTTTGCCTTTCTGCAGGACACGTATGATCCCTCACACATACTGTGAGCATATGGGGGTGGCCCGACTCGCCTGTGCGGACATTTCCATCAACATCTGGTATGGCTTTGCTGTGCCTGTAATGACTATTATCTCAGACCTGATCCTCATTGGCATCTCCTACACTCTCAtccttcatgctgttttccacctTCCATCCAGAGATGCTCGCCAGAAAGCCCTCAGTACCTGTGGGTCTCATGTCAGTGTCATCCTCATATTCTACACACCAGCCATGTTCTCTGTCCTTACTCATCGCTTCGGCCACAATATCTCTCGTTCCTTTCACATCATATTTGCCAACCTCTATGTAGCAATCCCTCCCGCACTCAATCCCATCATTTATGGTGTCAAAACAAAGCAGATCAGGGACAAGGTCATCCTTCTATTCTTTCCTAAAGGGATGCAGTGA